One stretch of Akkermansia massiliensis DNA includes these proteins:
- a CDS encoding beta-galactosidase — MMKQYGFSWAAALMAAGVGALAWAGPGAVRNVQKPAPSGGAPAVFKFGGEGNQEFMLNGKPFQIRGAEMHPQRIPREYWRHRIRTARAMGLNTIAFYVFWNDHEQPDGSFDFKTGNRDLGEFLKICQEEGMWVLFRPGPYVCGEWDLGGLPHYLLKDPKAKLRTTEDAKFMKAQTRYLEAVARVAEPFLVKNGGPILMTQLENEYGSYQRKDRKYMEWLKAFWTRKGFGPFYTSDGAGEHFLKGVVLPGVAVGLDPGLNDGHWEVANKCNPGVPVFSSETYPGWLRHWGEGNWAPTPGIVNHVRWFMDKGRSFSLFVFHGGTNFGFTAGANNGGPGKYQPDLTSYDYGSPVDEQGRMNEYYAQMREIILEKLPPEAAVPEPPADIPAMEIPEFTPVVHAGLWENLPKPFRSKFPQPPYFEQWNQNQGIAVYSATVPAGPSETLEFANVNDYAQVYLNGEPVGTLDRRLGQKSVELPERKKPGTLEILVEAMGHINFHISMESDRKGLHGPVKLGTRELKNWTVRALPLKADSIVQAPKGKGPSRKREGAHFRAVVNIEEPQDTFLDMSRYAKGYVWVNGVNVGRYWNVGPQLRLYVPAPFLKKGENVIDVLDLHEKEPKPIRGMKERNKEPGKIDTKNLDNQW, encoded by the coding sequence ATGATGAAGCAATATGGTTTCAGTTGGGCTGCCGCCCTGATGGCCGCCGGAGTGGGAGCATTGGCATGGGCCGGTCCCGGGGCTGTCCGGAATGTGCAGAAGCCCGCTCCTTCCGGTGGAGCCCCCGCCGTGTTCAAGTTCGGCGGGGAAGGGAACCAGGAGTTCATGCTGAATGGAAAACCGTTCCAGATACGCGGAGCGGAGATGCATCCCCAGCGCATCCCCAGGGAGTACTGGAGGCACCGCATCAGGACTGCCCGGGCCATGGGCTTGAACACCATTGCGTTTTACGTGTTCTGGAACGACCATGAACAGCCGGACGGCAGCTTTGACTTCAAGACGGGCAACCGCGATCTGGGAGAGTTTCTCAAGATATGCCAGGAGGAAGGCATGTGGGTTCTGTTCCGCCCCGGTCCCTATGTGTGCGGGGAATGGGACCTGGGAGGGTTGCCCCATTATCTGCTGAAGGATCCCAAGGCCAAATTGAGGACTACGGAAGACGCCAAATTCATGAAGGCGCAGACGCGGTATCTGGAAGCCGTGGCCCGTGTGGCGGAGCCGTTTTTGGTCAAAAACGGAGGCCCTATCCTGATGACCCAGCTTGAGAACGAATACGGGAGCTACCAGAGGAAGGACCGCAAGTACATGGAGTGGCTGAAAGCGTTCTGGACCAGGAAGGGCTTCGGCCCCTTTTACACGTCCGACGGCGCGGGGGAACATTTCCTGAAAGGGGTGGTGCTTCCCGGCGTGGCCGTGGGACTGGACCCGGGGCTGAACGACGGCCACTGGGAGGTGGCTAATAAGTGCAATCCGGGCGTTCCCGTTTTTTCCTCGGAAACGTATCCGGGCTGGCTGCGGCACTGGGGGGAGGGGAACTGGGCCCCCACCCCAGGCATTGTCAACCACGTCCGCTGGTTTATGGACAAGGGGCGCTCCTTCAGCCTGTTCGTTTTCCACGGTGGCACCAACTTCGGGTTTACGGCGGGCGCCAACAACGGGGGGCCGGGAAAATACCAGCCGGACCTGACGAGTTACGATTACGGCTCTCCCGTGGACGAACAGGGCCGGATGAATGAATATTACGCCCAGATGAGGGAAATCATCCTGGAAAAACTGCCTCCGGAAGCCGCCGTGCCGGAACCTCCCGCGGACATCCCGGCCATGGAGATTCCGGAGTTCACGCCCGTGGTCCATGCCGGCCTTTGGGAGAACCTGCCCAAGCCCTTCCGGTCCAAGTTCCCGCAGCCGCCCTATTTCGAACAGTGGAACCAGAACCAGGGCATCGCCGTTTACAGCGCCACCGTTCCGGCCGGACCGTCTGAAACGCTGGAATTCGCCAACGTCAATGACTATGCCCAGGTGTACCTGAACGGGGAGCCGGTCGGCACGCTGGACCGACGCCTGGGACAGAAGAGCGTGGAGCTGCCGGAGCGCAAGAAGCCGGGAACGCTGGAAATCCTGGTGGAGGCCATGGGACATATCAATTTCCACATCAGCATGGAGAGCGACCGCAAGGGGCTGCACGGCCCTGTGAAGCTGGGAACGCGCGAGTTGAAGAACTGGACGGTGAGGGCCCTTCCCCTGAAGGCTGACTCCATTGTCCAGGCGCCCAAGGGAAAGGGCCCTTCCCGGAAACGGGAAGGAGCGCATTTCCGGGCCGTCGTGAACATTGAAGAGCCGCAGGACACGTTCCTGGACATGTCCCGCTATGCCAAGGGATACGTGTGGGTGAACGGCGTGAATGTGGGGCGGTATTGGAATGTGGGGCCTCAATTAAGGCTGTATGTTCCGGCCCCCTTCCTGAAAAAAGGGGAGAATGTGATTGATGTCCTGGACCTTCACGAGAAGGAGCCCAAGCCCATCCGCGGCATGAAGGAGCGCAACAAGGAGCCTGGAAAGATAGATACCAAAAACCTGGACAACCAGTGGTAA
- a CDS encoding tyrosine-protein phosphatase → MNRNAVILAVLAAPLPLACAEILMDPPAPIKVKDARNCYRLSPELYRSGQPGGDGFKALEKLGLKSVLNLREYHSDADEAEHTGLRLYRIKLAAGKVTREELMDCLLVISRAPKPVLVHCWHGSDRTGIVCAAYRIVMQGWKPEKALEELMDERFGHHRSYYSNLAELVRDTDWKAFKEEFRRKRQAQGV, encoded by the coding sequence ATGAACCGGAACGCTGTGATACTCGCCGTTCTGGCGGCGCCTCTTCCCCTTGCCTGCGCAGAAATCTTGATGGACCCCCCCGCTCCCATCAAGGTAAAAGACGCCAGAAACTGCTACCGCCTCAGCCCGGAGCTGTACCGTTCCGGACAACCCGGCGGCGACGGGTTCAAGGCCCTGGAAAAGCTGGGGCTCAAATCCGTCCTGAACCTGCGGGAATACCACAGCGACGCCGATGAGGCGGAACATACCGGACTGCGCCTGTACCGCATTAAACTGGCGGCAGGGAAAGTGACCCGGGAAGAACTCATGGACTGCCTGCTGGTCATCAGCAGAGCGCCCAAGCCCGTTCTGGTGCACTGCTGGCACGGGTCCGACCGCACCGGCATTGTCTGCGCCGCCTACCGCATCGTCATGCAGGGCTGGAAGCCGGAAAAGGCGCTTGAAGAGCTGATGGACGAACGCTTCGGGCACCACCGGTCCTACTACTCCAACCTCGCGGAACTGGTCAGAGACACGGACTGGAAGGCGTTCAAAGAGGAATTCCGGAGAAAAAGGCAGGCTCAGGGCGTCTGA
- a CDS encoding nitroreductase family protein, which yields MNISHALSPLLAVISGGLLSGTALSDNIVLPPPDKKGGRPLMQVLNERHSTRSFADKPIPMEILSSLLWAAQGVNRDDPDYRTAPSSQNSNEIEIYAVLPQGAYLYKPETHQLERVVQGDMRAATGTQEFAATAPLNLVYVVDQSKQPGDFDAKRKLVTACTGVGFIGENVYLFCTSAGLGTVFRAMIDADYIQRRLKLPVFKKVLYAQSVGYPSDS from the coding sequence ATGAATATTTCTCATGCTCTCAGCCCGCTTCTGGCCGTCATTTCGGGAGGCCTCCTCTCCGGAACGGCCCTCAGTGACAACATCGTGCTGCCTCCGCCGGACAAAAAGGGCGGCAGGCCGCTCATGCAGGTTCTGAATGAACGGCATTCCACCAGATCCTTCGCAGACAAGCCCATTCCGATGGAAATCCTGTCTTCCCTGCTCTGGGCGGCTCAAGGCGTCAACCGGGACGATCCTGATTACCGTACGGCGCCGTCCTCCCAGAATTCCAACGAAATAGAAATCTATGCCGTCCTGCCGCAGGGCGCCTATCTTTACAAGCCGGAAACCCACCAGTTGGAGCGAGTGGTTCAGGGCGATATGCGTGCCGCCACGGGAACGCAGGAATTCGCGGCTACCGCGCCGCTGAACCTGGTCTATGTGGTGGACCAGTCCAAACAGCCCGGAGACTTTGACGCCAAAAGAAAACTGGTCACGGCCTGCACGGGCGTGGGGTTCATCGGAGAAAACGTCTATCTTTTCTGTACTTCCGCGGGCCTCGGCACCGTCTTCCGCGCCATGATTGACGCCGACTATATCCAGCGGCGCTTGAAACTCCCCGTCTTTAAAAAAGTCCTGTACGCCCAGAGCGTCGGTTACCCGTCCGATTCCTGA
- a CDS encoding transglutaminase-like domain-containing protein has product MNPVNPLRPGSPKRKKSSSGGIVMTIILVLALAGGGVVYHRISVQREAGAAELAARREAEAKAARARKAAELEAARKAAEERARAEAAEKARLEAERLAAEEAARKRQKKEPEAVKPAPAELKEEPVVQEEDPRLEIFKKPVLLVSLKANNAANRKLFTDAFNLALETGRYDLYAGFLRSNLERDAVKVIKFGKFDVSMYDQSPYLMRANELYQLISKVGAETIQEQIQESSPRYFYPWLFSDPSDPLRLFLRTMAREQTPREEWGGILRKWAEFWMKTSAMPRSKYSSLALACAMLDPRIASSPSRLRASSSTNISTTPLTLEQVFEYFVEMDEAHELLTDITKLSPSELLFVVDVRLPRSEMDWARKKVRLTRKGWGGAYSMIRYRMDRAALGKDPYTNYTFQEILDEGGICMDQAYFAVNTAKCNGIPSAYVTGDGNRGPHAWINLLTTDETWQSYGGYGYNTGHFSHPHNRKSKHESTLLQGMDKKVNGSRLDTSLDYLSLADLFEEMQKPDCVRVMLEAATQATPGSPLGWERLIALMSRPESGTKLEEWDALVTMIKRKFRSRPDYLAMAARVEDEYIFPMRDASTNKRNVARDLKKLEKETDEGRSDLTSAAIKRQADILMENGDKAGVASLYRKSMKDYARRAEVFEALMGQYYQYVSQEPEAVLQLAKEAESSYNRYIRTKSDDYFKVKKEVAIQRKIAGYYEKGGNEKKAASLRKDAEKREKNSKKGIREEG; this is encoded by the coding sequence ATGAATCCTGTCAATCCCTTGCGTCCCGGTTCTCCCAAGCGTAAAAAATCCTCCTCCGGGGGAATTGTCATGACCATTATCCTGGTGCTGGCTCTTGCCGGCGGCGGAGTGGTTTACCACCGCATTTCCGTTCAACGGGAGGCGGGGGCCGCAGAGCTGGCGGCCAGAAGGGAGGCGGAAGCGAAAGCGGCGCGCGCACGGAAGGCTGCGGAGCTGGAGGCGGCGCGCAAGGCTGCGGAGGAACGGGCGCGTGCGGAGGCGGCGGAAAAAGCACGGCTGGAAGCGGAACGCCTGGCCGCGGAGGAAGCCGCCAGAAAACGGCAGAAGAAGGAACCGGAAGCGGTGAAGCCTGCTCCCGCGGAACTGAAGGAAGAGCCCGTGGTCCAGGAGGAAGATCCGCGGCTGGAGATTTTTAAGAAGCCCGTTTTGCTGGTCAGCCTGAAGGCCAATAACGCCGCCAATAGAAAGCTGTTTACGGACGCCTTCAATCTGGCCCTGGAGACGGGCCGCTATGACTTGTACGCCGGTTTCCTGCGGTCCAATCTGGAACGTGACGCCGTTAAGGTCATCAAATTCGGCAAATTCGACGTGTCCATGTACGATCAAAGCCCCTATCTCATGCGCGCCAATGAGCTGTACCAGCTCATCAGCAAGGTGGGGGCGGAAACCATTCAGGAACAGATCCAGGAGAGTTCCCCCAGGTATTTCTATCCATGGCTTTTTTCAGACCCCTCCGACCCCCTGCGGCTCTTCCTGCGCACGATGGCGCGGGAACAGACTCCCAGGGAGGAATGGGGAGGCATCCTGCGGAAGTGGGCGGAGTTCTGGATGAAAACCTCCGCCATGCCCCGGAGCAAGTATTCCTCCCTGGCGCTGGCCTGCGCCATGCTGGACCCCCGCATCGCCTCCAGTCCGTCCAGGCTGCGGGCCTCTTCTTCCACCAACATTTCCACCACTCCCCTGACGCTGGAACAGGTGTTCGAGTACTTCGTGGAGATGGATGAAGCCCACGAGCTTCTTACGGATATTACCAAATTAAGCCCTTCCGAGCTGCTGTTCGTGGTGGACGTGCGCCTGCCGAGGTCGGAGATGGACTGGGCGCGCAAGAAGGTGCGCCTTACCCGGAAAGGCTGGGGCGGCGCCTATTCCATGATCCGCTACCGGATGGACCGCGCCGCCCTCGGCAAGGACCCTTACACGAATTACACCTTCCAGGAGATTCTGGATGAAGGCGGCATCTGCATGGACCAGGCCTATTTTGCCGTGAATACCGCCAAGTGCAACGGCATTCCCTCCGCCTACGTCACCGGGGACGGCAACCGCGGCCCGCACGCCTGGATCAATCTGCTGACGACGGACGAAACCTGGCAGTCCTATGGCGGGTATGGGTACAATACGGGGCATTTTTCCCATCCGCACAACCGCAAGTCAAAGCATGAATCCACTCTTCTACAGGGCATGGACAAGAAGGTGAACGGCTCCCGGCTGGACACCTCCCTGGATTACCTTTCCCTAGCGGACCTGTTTGAAGAGATGCAGAAGCCGGATTGCGTCCGGGTGATGCTGGAAGCCGCCACGCAGGCCACCCCCGGAAGCCCTCTGGGCTGGGAACGCCTGATCGCGCTGATGAGCCGTCCGGAAAGCGGCACGAAGCTGGAGGAATGGGATGCGCTGGTGACCATGATCAAGCGCAAGTTCCGCTCCCGGCCGGATTACCTGGCCATGGCCGCCCGCGTGGAGGATGAATACATTTTCCCCATGCGGGACGCCTCCACCAACAAGCGCAATGTGGCCCGGGACCTGAAAAAGCTGGAAAAGGAGACGGACGAGGGCCGCAGCGACCTGACTTCCGCCGCCATCAAGCGGCAGGCGGACATCCTGATGGAGAACGGGGACAAGGCCGGCGTGGCTTCCCTGTACCGCAAGTCCATGAAGGATTACGCGCGCCGCGCGGAAGTGTTCGAGGCGCTGATGGGGCAGTATTACCAGTATGTCTCCCAGGAGCCGGAGGCCGTTCTTCAGCTCGCCAAGGAGGCGGAATCCTCCTACAACCGCTATATCCGGACCAAGTCGGACGACTACTTCAAGGTGAAGAAGGAGGTTGCCATCCAGAGGAAGATAGCCGGGTACTATGAAAAGGGCGGCAATGAAAAGAAGGCCGCTTCCCTGCGCAAGGACGCGGAGAAGCGGGAGAAGAACAGCAAGAAGGGCATCCGGGAGGAGGGATAG
- a CDS encoding gamma carbonic anhydrase family protein — translation MAREPYANFWPKVADTAFVAESADLIGDVTIGEHASIWYHTTLRADINKIVIGDYSNIQDNSCIHLADDFGCHVGKYVTVGHGVILHACTVEDNCLIGMGSIILDGAVIGQGSVVGAGALITKGTVIPPNSLVLGSPAKVVKDLGPESADNNRKWAEKYVKVATRYTERVINPGF, via the coding sequence ATGGCAAGAGAACCTTACGCGAACTTCTGGCCCAAAGTGGCGGATACCGCTTTTGTGGCGGAAAGCGCCGACCTGATCGGAGATGTCACCATTGGAGAGCACGCCAGCATCTGGTACCACACCACGCTGCGCGCGGACATCAACAAGATCGTCATTGGAGATTACTCCAATATCCAGGATAATAGCTGCATCCATCTGGCGGACGACTTCGGCTGCCATGTAGGCAAGTACGTGACCGTGGGCCACGGCGTGATTCTGCACGCCTGCACGGTGGAGGACAACTGCCTGATCGGCATGGGGTCCATCATTCTGGACGGCGCGGTCATCGGCCAGGGATCCGTGGTGGGCGCGGGCGCGCTGATCACCAAGGGCACCGTCATTCCGCCCAATTCCCTGGTGCTGGGGTCCCCCGCCAAGGTGGTGAAGGACCTGGGCCCGGAATCCGCGGATAATAACCGCAAGTGGGCGGAGAAATACGTCAAGGTCGCTACCCGGTATACGGAGCGAGTCATCAATCCCGGTTTTTAA
- a CDS encoding bifunctional nuclease family protein, with the protein MPDEKLITLEPYALLYTRAGAGVCLRDPLTGKAGVIFMELADGMALERSLNGERPVRPDTSSLLSHFLSAMECRVRLVLINGRKDEVFYARVAVEAANEVMDKLVELDARPSDALMIAAQFGTGIKIVPAVWESMENILPQLEQLDADSPDSRAPVYVGEP; encoded by the coding sequence ATGCCGGATGAAAAGCTGATCACCCTGGAACCGTACGCCCTGCTCTATACCCGGGCCGGGGCAGGGGTGTGCCTGCGTGATCCGCTGACCGGCAAGGCGGGCGTTATCTTCATGGAGCTGGCGGACGGCATGGCGCTGGAGCGCAGCCTGAACGGGGAACGCCCGGTGCGGCCGGACACGTCCTCCCTGCTGTCCCATTTTTTATCCGCCATGGAGTGCCGGGTGAGGCTGGTGCTCATCAATGGCCGCAAGGATGAAGTTTTTTACGCCCGCGTGGCGGTGGAGGCCGCCAACGAGGTCATGGACAAGCTGGTGGAGCTGGACGCCCGCCCGTCGGACGCCCTGATGATTGCGGCCCAGTTCGGGACCGGAATCAAGATTGTTCCCGCCGTCTGGGAAAGCATGGAGAACATCCTGCCCCAGCTGGAACAGCTGGACGCGGATTCCCCGGACAGCCGCGCGCCGGTGTATGTGGGAGAGCCGTAG
- a CDS encoding tyrosine-type recombinase/integrase, whose translation MAGLIKRKNSWVALFSVAGKQIRKTTKIAVTPSVIPPGKSKMAVMRENEAKARLIAEELEKAANGERVDAEKVKAIAGERAGRKLLRGKQYMQGVKEYLEEWMKSRQNGTLKNDRVAVKRFLALLGDSQNMPLDMVTSEHARRFMEKELERVSSGTVKNLTDCLRAAFNRAIDGKLIGSNPFHRVTPGKLDKTDKHERRAFTMEEAKRLTEILPGEWPDMVRVCLYTGGQRLGDIAKLKWEQINLEGGLIAMTTEKTKRRMNKPIISSLKDVLKRRYEGRVSDYVFPLAAMKHAQADNTSGKLSLEFHELLKEHGFIENMNNAPRHGDRRRQADLSFHSLRATAVTALRLAGVPSDLCRVIVGHDSEEIERVYFRPDSAAIAEAMKHLSL comes from the coding sequence ATGGCCGGATTGATCAAAAGAAAGAATTCATGGGTTGCCCTTTTCAGCGTTGCGGGAAAGCAGATCCGGAAAACAACGAAAATAGCCGTTACCCCTTCCGTTATTCCTCCAGGAAAAAGCAAAATGGCTGTGATGAGGGAGAACGAAGCCAAAGCCCGTTTGATAGCCGAAGAACTGGAAAAAGCCGCCAACGGGGAACGGGTGGATGCCGAGAAGGTGAAAGCCATTGCCGGGGAAAGGGCGGGAAGAAAACTTTTGCGAGGCAAGCAGTACATGCAGGGTGTTAAGGAATACCTGGAAGAATGGATGAAGAGCCGCCAGAATGGGACACTGAAGAATGATCGGGTAGCTGTAAAGCGGTTTCTCGCATTGCTTGGAGATTCACAAAACATGCCGTTAGACATGGTAACGTCTGAACATGCCCGCCGTTTCATGGAAAAGGAGCTGGAACGGGTTTCTTCCGGAACAGTAAAGAATCTAACTGATTGCTTACGGGCGGCCTTTAACAGGGCCATAGACGGCAAACTGATTGGGAGCAATCCCTTTCACAGGGTAACACCCGGAAAGCTGGATAAGACGGACAAGCATGAACGAAGAGCTTTTACCATGGAGGAGGCAAAACGCCTGACAGAAATTTTACCGGGTGAATGGCCGGACATGGTGCGTGTGTGTCTCTATACGGGGGGCCAGCGATTGGGAGACATTGCCAAATTGAAATGGGAACAGATCAATCTTGAGGGAGGGCTAATTGCCATGACAACGGAGAAAACAAAGAGAAGAATGAATAAACCTATCATTTCTTCCTTGAAGGACGTTTTGAAGCGTCGTTATGAGGGGCGGGTGAGTGATTATGTTTTCCCGTTGGCAGCTATGAAACATGCACAGGCAGACAATACATCAGGCAAGCTATCTTTGGAGTTCCATGAACTATTGAAGGAACATGGCTTCATTGAAAACATGAATAACGCCCCTCGTCACGGGGACAGAAGAAGACAGGCTGATTTGAGCTTTCACAGCTTGAGGGCAACTGCCGTTACTGCGTTGAGGTTGGCTGGCGTTCCTTCCGACCTTTGCCGGGTCATTGTCGGACACGATTCCGAAGAGATTGAACGGGTATATTTCCGTCCTGATTCCGCAGCCATAGCGGAAGCAATGAAACACCTCTCGCTTTAA